The genomic window CTCTGGGGTTCTTTCAGGAAGCGGAGGAGGGGAGTTAGAGTGATCCCTGTTTATCTCTAAGATGGCAAAGATAAAAGATTTGGTTATCTggcttttcaaaaaatacacTAGCAGTTCAATGAGAGGGCCAAAGCAACATAACCTGCATTTATCTCAGCCCTTTCATAGGATACACACAACATGCAGTCAGAGATGCAACTGCTCTTAGCCTGAGGAAACTGAAAGGAACATCCCAATAAAGGGATGTGGGGTGATGCAATGGCCgatgaagaaatataaaactacCAGTTCATTTGGTTGCTGAACTATGTAGTCAGTGAACACAACATACCTGTTGCACTGAGTACCGATCGTAGAGATGTTTACTAAGTCTGCTGCTGTTTAAAGCAggttcagaagaaaacagaccAAAAGATAGCTTATctcaaaaatttaaattaaatttataccTGACTGGCAGCTCTGGAGCTTCACActctggaaattaaaaacaagaaaggtaTTTGAAATTCCTACAGCTAAGCCAAAGAAGAAATGATGTTACATTCAAACACCCTCCCACATACACCTCCATGCTCCTGTAATGGAAGGTAGGTTTACGCCTTACTGTTTCACTTTATGAAGCCATAACTCATCTACAAGATGATCAAAAGATGCTCTTTGGGAATGTAGCACTAAGCTAATATTTGTTCAGCTCCTGCCTATTCCACAGGATAATGTGGACCTCAACAGCCCACCTCCTATCTTAGCTATCCTTCTCTAAATAGGgataatatttttcctattttgcatGAGATTTTGGACAATAAATTAATGTTTGGAATAAACTAGATATTAGTAAGGAGGAACCTGACTGAGACTGCTTCTTTATTCCTATCCTGAATTCTGAAATAGTTTATGGAAAGTGCACACTGCCCAAACTAGGGTCTTTCTCCCAGAAGCAGGAAACATGGTAAAGATATTGGCATAGCAATAGTGATGtagaagagatttaaaaaaaacacttatttacCTTACATGGTCTCAGTCTCGCTGAGTCATTAAAAACCTCTGAGCGAGACACACCACTCCACTCCAGTGAGGttccaatatttttatttctggctggggactgaaaatcagaagctgccAGAGGGAATTCGCCTAGAAATCATGAAACACGAGAAATCATTTCTCATCCCAGATAGGCAGAGTAGGCACTGCTGGATGCTACAGTATCATACAAGCATAAGAAGGGTCCTCAGAGCACATCTCAATCACTGCTATGTTAAATGCACATACCTGATTCACTGGCCACAATAAAGGACTCTGGGGTTCGCTCAGGCAGGGGTGGAGGATCATCATCGTCTGGCTGTGGCAAGAGGGCTGATTGAGGAGACGTGGACAGATCACCTGCATGGCACCACATGACCAGAGAGCTACAGACTTTTGCAGAGACTCTGAGGACTGACTGCTATTACCAAAACAGGCATCAGAGATTATGATTAAATGCATCTAAAACTCTACTTAAAAATCTAAACAGCCCTCAGCACCAATTCACTTGCTGTTTGATGAGTGCTCCCAAGGGCATGCTTCCAGCAGTGTTGACCACAGAATTCCCGCTGCACAGGAGAAAATGACAAGCATAcacccccctacacacacataATCTTACAGCTGATAGTGCTACTGCAATTTGGCTTTTATCTTAACTCCCATGACTTTCCAAAAGTGCCTAGCATCTAGATAACAAGAAGGTACTTGCTACACTGAATCCAGAAGGGTCTGAACAGGACAAAGCTCAGAAATGCCAAAGCTGCGGATAAACGGAAATGCTCAGGTCAGGACTGACTAATTCTACCACCTTTATAGGACAGGAGATAGTTTCAAGGTTACAAATCTAGGCAAGACACTGAAGTTGAACTTAGTTCTCTCTGTCACAGAAGGATGCCAGATTTCCCACGTAGGActcttcagaaagcagaaagcacaaaGGAATTTTTATTGTTCCTGAGCAAGTTTTACTGTTCCTGAGCTAgttcctgagaaaaaaaaaaaaaaaaaatcctgtcagCTTTCTGAATGTTTCTCAGCTTTAAGAACTGATCAGCATCAATCCTTGGCTTCCTATGACAGCTGTACAACTTATTAGCTGAGGTGGCATGGTAGTCCAGAGCTGCTATATGAAGTTAAAACTCAAAATCATGCTGTTCTAaagatgttatttatttttgtggaaaaaattaaGGCAGGATGAAACAATGTGAGTCCCTGTTCTTCCCTCAGCTCCCACTGGAACTGAAGCCCATTTGCATTGTTCTGCAGCTACCAAGAGTGCAATACCCTGAAAGAGCCCTTCATGGATGTTGAAAGGCAACATTACTCTCCACTCCCTCCAGCACAGTGAAATCCAGAGTAAACAAGCCCAGCTTGCAACAGTGCTGCACCACTTACTGAGTGAGGATAACCTCTCATCATTCAACAGGGGAGCATACTGGGACACAGGCCTGGATGGTGGAGAACTGCTCAAGGCAGGCTGCACTGGGGCAGTCACAGCATGAGAAGGGAAAAttgcatcattttcttctgcaaagcagtCAGTAAATGCTGGGGATGCAGGATCATCTGAAGAGAGTGATGAGAAGTATGGGTCTTCTGCTGAACAAAGGTAAGGGTGAGGACATTGCCTACTGTTCCTGTGTCTTGGGCCGTCCACTGCTCTGCTTGAGTGGTTCATCTCAACAGAGGAAAACCCAGCCTGCTTCTTTACCTGAGAGCTTGAACAACAGGCATTTGGCAACTGTGAATTCAAAATAGGCTTTGCATCCCCTCCATCCCATTCCTgggctgctctctgctgtgccagcacaAAAGGGGTAGATTTAGTCCGTGTCAGAAGTGCTTTGTCATGAGGCCATCTCCTGCCTATTCCCTTAGATTTCAGGTTGAGAAGCAGCTGCTCAGAAGAGAAGCTATTGAACTCCAAACTATGGTGTTTCTGGAGCACTTCCCCCATGTCCCACTTTTCAGCAACAACTGCCTTCCCACTGTTGCTGAAGTTCAAAGTCCCAAAGGAAATGGCCTGTCTAATGGGAGGGACTCCGTGCCCAAAGCTGTTGTGTACTCCTGTGTCAGACAACGATGTCAGGGACGTTTCACTTTGCACCACAGGAGGGTAATGTTGATgtgcctcctgctcctcttgTTCTGAGCTGCAATAAAGCATAGTAGCATGAAGTCAAAGCCATCTAGTActtagaaatctgtttttgcTTATTAATAAGACCCCACAACATTATTCCTAAGAGCAGATCTCTCCTCCAGGAATGTAGAGCTCAGTTTGGCCTCAAGCAATGAGCACATGGAAAGAGTATGCAGCCTGATGTCCTATCCAAACACTGTTAAATGGTGAGCAGAGGAAGCCCCTTTGTATATGTAAACTATGTGCAGTTTCTGCACTATCTCAATACAGCCTATACCAAAAGACCAAAACTAGTTACAGAAAGTGGACGcatgcaaatgaaaacatgtCCACGGAAGGATCGTACCCTTCCCTGAAGCTGCCCTTGTCTGGAAGCTAGGCTCTTCAGTCACTCCGTTCTTAACAGTAGGAAGCACCTGTGTGGCATATGCAAATGGAAGATACAAACAATCTGGGGGCATCCTGCAGTGTGCACAGTATCACACAAAGGGCAGAAGTGAATGCAATGGGCTACCTCCAACTGcatgagcctttttttttaatactatccTATGAAGTGTTTTCAGTTCATACATGAAACAATTTGTGCAAGTATAGAGTGCaagtaacagagcactggaacaggttgcccagagaggttgtggagtctccttccgTGGAGATATTCAACACccgcctggacacaatcctgtctaacgtgctttaggtgaccctgcttgagcaggggggttggactagatgatctccagaggtcccttctaacctcaatccttctgtgattctgtgaagcaCAGCATAAAGCAGACCCctgggaagaagaggaggaaagataATGGAATGATGGAATGAATTGGAAAGGCTGAGACTCAGTCTCAGAGCCACATCAGTAAGAGATGTAGGAATTATGTTAGGAATAAGTCTGATCAAATCAAAGTGAGACTAAAAGGATTTTGCAGATCCTGTTGACAACTGAAGTGCAAGATTCAAACTGAATTGTCTCACATAAAACACATACACCTAAAGCAGAGTACATAAGGGCATCTCCTGgaatcatatatatatataactggAAATATTAACCCACATGATGCTTGTGCAATGGCCTTACCAGTTTGGTAATCTCAGAGAATATGTTTCTCCGACTGGAGTCAGAAGTGGCTTGGCTACAAGATGCTTTGTTTGAATCTAGTGAAACAAAAAGATTAGAATACAAGACAGTGAAGAAGAAGAATGCAGAGAAAACATACTATTTCAGGAGATTAAATTTGTGCCAACTACTTTTAATTGTTAATGCAGTTTGAAAATGACAAATACCAAGTTAGAGCTGAAAATGGAGGACAGATCCTCCTGAACAGCTCTTCCAGtcagtatctttttaaaatgacattacaAAGGGCCATACAACAATCCAGCTGTTCCAAACACCTTTAAAAGAGCCTGAGCAGACAACTCTGCCTTTGCACCTCCACACAGGCATTCAGTCTGGCTATGCAGGAGCTGGTTTCATTTATGACACTTCCGTACATGACCATCCCCCATGCTCTACAAAGTGCTTTCAGAGGGCAGTGAGGTTTCCACAGGCGAGAGGTTTGCCCAGGAGCTATAGAACCACATCCGGACTTGAaccattttctgtattttatgtcAAGCTAGTCTCCTATCTCCTTTGCTTACACGCTATCCACAGCACATGAGAAAAAGGCTCTTGCcagctactttttctttcagctctgtctTGGAACAAATACCATGTGAATACCATGGCAAGAATGAGGTGCAGGTCCCATTGTAACTTCCTGTTCCCAACTCTTTAGGCAAAAGGTTCTGACAAATAAGCTAGCTGTAACTTTTCAGCCTTTGCCTAAGAACAGCAATGCATTTACTTCAGCAAGATTGCAAACAAGTACACAGTCAAGGTAAGATTCATGACAACAATCagagaagaaaggcaagaacaaagaacaaagaaaagccTAACCATGGATATGTTGATGTTCCTGTCTGTGGAAATTTATACCAACACTTCATTCTTCTTCAGAGGTATATCAGATTTGAAAGGCTTTGGCATGAGTTTTCACATGCTACTTTTGCCTACTCTTTCCCACAGACATAATGTAATGCTAATTATCTTACTAGAATACCACAATCCAAATTCTCCGTGTTGCAGTCTGATGCTCTTGGCTGCACTGCTGTGTGCACTCATGCTTCCTGAACTAGACTGAGACTCACTCTTGTTTGCAAACACTCCATGAAACCAAGTTTCACTGGGATGTCCACATGAAAATCAGCCACTACTGGAGAAAGTTGATGCTTTTCTATTCATTTATTACatcaaacaaacagaaaaactataTAGTAAACAGTtctgagacagaagaaaaattagctCTCCCATGGGGCCAGCTCCTGTCATAAGCACTGGATAATCAAGGAAACAGCAGGATTTTCAAACAAAGCCACGAAAAGAGACTCAGTTTGGGCTGGAACCCTGTCTCTCCCTCtgtctttttaatctttcttccttGTAGGGTATGTACATGTATAAATGAAATAACACCTGAGAAACTGAGGTCACATAAAGGACCTCCATAGACTGGAGGCCTCTGTCACAATGTAATTATGAATAAATACTACATACAGGGTAGAAAACAAGGCCCTTCCTTCCAGGTCTGCAGAGGAGAGCTTTGCAGGAGGAATCTAGGTCAAAGCTACATGCCTAAGACTGTAAAAGGCAGTGTGTATATCTTGGAGACTTTTACCTGTGAAGCAGCAGAATTTTCTTGGGCATCAAATGCTTTAATCTGCCTTTTCAGGAGTTCAATCACAGCATCATAAACCAGCTCATACTGCTCCTGCATTCCAGACAAATAAAGCAGACATGAGAGCCAGCACAAGCAGTACTTGTAAATGGTCCTCAACACCAACAAACAACACCAGCTCCTAAGAAAAGCTGCCACTTTCCAGTTCGTAAGCAGGACAAATTCTCAGAAGAGATGGAAGCCACAACTTTCAAAGCGTTGAGGCTGAAGCATTTGTTTTAGTGTTGGCAGCataaacaaaattgtttttcactACATTTCCTCTTCAGTCTGTCTCAACTGAGAACAGTTCCCACTTTATCTGGACAGTCACTTTTTTCACAATGTAAGAATTCAGTATATGCAACTGAAAACTCTAAGCTATTCCAGCTGTCTACGATGAAACGGTCAGCTACCAAATTCATTTCTGCTAAATCATTCTTCTGTTCAGAAAAGTAACCTGTAAGAACAGTAACAAATTCAAGTTCTCAGCGGTGCCACAATTCTACATTTCCTTCTTGCGAATCCTCCTGGAAAATTGAGGTTTCAGTATTGAGAATACACCAGTTGACAAAATTTCCTGCATGTACCTTGGTTTGTACAATTGAAGGCCTTTGTGTGCGCATCTCCTGGATCAGactaaaaatactgaagttcaCTGGAACAATcttggaagaaagagaaaagataaaaaaatattgaCATGTAATTCCAAGCAGCTTCCAAGTCATGATGCAGTTTAGATCAGAGTCAGAAAATTAGGCCTGTTATTGTAAGAACTTTTAACAAAGGATCTGCTTAAAGTGCTGCTTTTGATTATAAGACATTTTACCTCTTCCCGCCTGTCTTGCAGTCCACAGAAAATACCCTTCTTTGGTAACAGCATTGATAACATGGATAACAGCTGTGACCAAAAGTTGTGACAAAAAGGACAAAGCACAAGATACTGATTTCATAGCATCCTGCTCCATCTAGACCAGTGGAATCAGGTTTACTATGATACAGAAAATAGACACTACTCGGAATCCCAAAAACCTGGTACAAGGCCAGGGTTTACTTCACTGTTAAAAGATACACTTTTATTGAagtcaaagcaaagcaagatGTTAATGTGGAAACCCTGGATTTCTGCTACTAGAGTGTTGTGGGCCAAATACATGTAGTAAACTTGTACTGCAGACTGAAAGCCAAAGCAGAGCCAAGCCCTGTGATCTGAAGATTAGGCTACAAAGGAGTAACAGGAGAGAGGTTTCTACTCTATCTGTACACTTCAGACCACTTCATAGCAGTGGGAGCTATTCACATCAGGGTGTGGAAGGTAAGTCTAGCAATGACAGTGGACAATGCGTGCATGACAGAGAGCctaaacagagagaaaaagcacaaagcgAATATCAAGACTCTCCAATTTGGCCATTGTTCTTCAGTCAGACTACAGGGAGTTCTTATTTACAGTTCTTACATTAAATACATCTGAATGCAGTCAGAGAGAGGTAAAATGGGGAATAAGGAgataaagaaagagagagggggagacAGACAGAGATGCACAGGAGCTACATACAAGTATTATTtgaaagcacaagaaaagaCTGACACTTACTCCATCCTTCAGCAGCTTTCGGGTATAATCAATAGCACAGATGACTCCTGTTCTTCCACAGCCAGCACTGCAATGAGAGTCACAGCCAGGTTGCTAGCAATggtctttttgaaaatatccaCAGTCCTCTGTGAATCCTATTACTCAACCTATTAGAAATCTTACAAGGGCAGCTACCTCACATTCACATGCACATCTCCATAAGGGCGTTAGCTCCTGGTCCCATTGTACagtctgcagcagagcagaatcTCCATCCCACACTGTGAATAATGCAGACCAATACCTCTACTCCTGGTGGCAGCTTTACCCTTCTCCTCCACCTgagaacagctctgctgcagggaagaAAGCCCACTCCTGTGAACAATTTGTCAGTTCTCCTGTGGCGACCAACCTACCCTAGGAAATGCATAGTATTCTTGGTTtctatatatattatttctggCCTGTCATTACTTATCTCCTTCCTGATACCCAGTCATACTAGTTGCTCACAGGACACTTTTGTCCTTAGAACTTCCTGTGAGGAATTTGGCTCAAGTCTTGTAGAGAAACAGATGTATGACAAGGGACCCCAGACATCCACCTGTATGGACTCTCATAaagcaagtgagagagaaaCTACAGTGGAACCAATAGCGCTTCCTTTGTCAGTGCATGAAACAcccacctgcagtggatgcAGAGAGGAACGTTGTCATCTGGCTGGTAGCAACGAATCTCACAGATCAGCTCCAAAATAGGATCAATGGAAGAGGGAACATCATGGTCTGGCCAGTTTTTATAGTGGAAGTGATAGATGGTGCGTACTTCCTATCAAAGAAGAACAACACTGGCAAGGGACTGATCTGTGCCACAGATCTCAGAAATTAACACAGCAACTGAAAGCTGCAGCCACCTCTAATTCCCTTCTATACTGGTAGACAAAGGCTGCAGGTTAGAACTGCATTTTATAACTGTTTTTGgagatcttttcattttatgacaTTCTGAATATTACCTGCTAACTGCCTCACTGATCCTGAGTCTGAcaaacagcttcagaaattaaagtttgagatttaattactttttatgtCATTACTGCaactattttgaaattcaaatagCATAATGAGGGGCATAAATTTTCTGCACAAAGCACcccattattttaatatattatttatataataaagcTAGCCAAGTTGCATTTCCTGTTTTGACCTTTCCTACTTACTTCATTCAGGGTCACCTTTAAAGTCCTAATCACATATTCGTTTTTCTTGTCTTCAGCTTCCTGTAGAACAATAAGTTAGAGTCACATTTGCTTCAGATGACATTAGTTTCCAATGCACGTGATGTGATAATGGCATTAAGAGGCAGATATACTCACACAGGCAATGGAGAAAGGACCATGCTGCAGGGAAGAGTCACCCACCTCTGCCCAGTACCGCTCacattttttctgttgcaaGAAGCAGGAAGTCTGTGGTTATTCACCACTTGCCTGCCTGCACTATCTCCTGTCTTACCCTGCCTGACAAAACTCATTCTAAGAGGCCTATGTTTTGCTGCTGACCAGCCTCTAGCCTCCCCCTTACAGTCATCAGGAAAGGAATCAGACCTGTGACAATTTAATTGTGGATTGTCTGTGCTCATTCCTGACTGCCAGAACCACAGCTCTGTGTACAGCTACACAAAGGCGTTTtgtgggaggaaaggaggaaggatgCAGGGGTGTTTGGGtcttgcttgtttcttttctcttcagagaAACTAGTTACATTCTTGGAGGTGATTTAAGAATCTGCAGCTGGCGACTCCAGCAGTCAAGGAATAGTTTCTATCAAACAGAAACTTGACATCCTTAATGAGATCTTATAGAAATCCGTGTCCCTCCTTCCTGCCATGACCCTGTCCCAGCAGAGGCCGCGCATTACTCACCTTTCCCATTTCAAACTCCATACAAGCCATGACCACAATCTGCAGCAAGAAAGTTTGTCAGAAAAGTCTGAACACAAGTTTTTTATCCAAGCAGAAAAATTACACTCATCATCTGGGGGCACTTATCAACTATGAGGAAGTTATTTGGACTCTCTTCCTCACAGGCCCACGGTGTTGGGTAAATCACATGCAGGGTATCATCCACTGCATGGACACTCAGGGCCCTCACGCAAGGGTGGCGAGCGTTGCCCATGCCTCAGCGTATGTGTGATGAAGGCTCACAGGAAAGAGGCAGAGCACAAGGGACATGTGGGAACTCACACAGTAACACTCCCATTGTCTGGTTCATCACAGAGAAGATGAGGTGGCTTTATATAAaacttaaatatatacatatataaatatatatattaaaaaaaaaatctgcacctTACCAGGACTTCATACTCCCAAATCATCCTCCAAAAGTCAATGACAGTAGTGGAGAGAGGACCCTGAGTTGCAATATATGCTCTTGGCCCATAGACACCCTAAAATTGGATTCAGATTAGATATGGAGGAATATTTACATAGTTCACTATAATAAACTAATATCATCTCTCTTGCTGAATCCTATTTCTATCCAACAACAAAAGTCCATTAAAGAATTAGAAAGgcttttataaaattaaatattaggcacctaatttaaattaattaactTGTGAAATGTTCCAAAGGCAGAATCCAAGCCAGGGGATGGGTTTGAGGCATGACCTGCTCCTGAAGACCACAGTTTCTTTCACTGTATTTGTGGGAGCTTGGAGGCAAATGTCCAAACAGCAGATTCAACCCTGCAGCATGCAGCCTGGCATGCTTGTGACTGCTGGCTGAAGAGAGAACTCTGATCCTTTTGTGAGGGTGTGTGCTTCTACCAACAGGTCACACAGGTGATGACAGAGATAGACGGAAACCTATCTGTATCTGTCACAGAAGGGTCCTGAAGCCAGAAGAGCCTCAACGTACATGGAGCTCCTCATAGAGAACTGGCCAGTGCTGGCCTGCCTTGTTCCTTGCCCCTGCAGTGGGtctcagcactgctgtggtGCAAAGCTTCCTGCCTGAGCCCCAGTCTCAGGCAGGGTGATTTCAGCTGTGGGCTATTTCACACCACTGTCACCCACAAAACGCAGTATTGCTGATAAGGATGTCAGGGCTGTGAGCCACAAACTGTTCCACTAAGTATTAGCACACGACCCTTGCCCTATAGCCTCTGCACTGCAAGGAGTATTTCTTATGGGTTTGCTGATTATACACACATATTCTCCAGATTAAGGCACAATTCCTGACTTACTCCATGTTCTGAATTATCCTGGTGCACAGCACAGAAACTATGTTCTGGTCCTCTCAATTTAGCACAGCTGCAGGGCACAACTTTAGGCTACAGACAGCTGCTACAAACATCTTTCTGCTGCAAAACACCACGAAACAAGGCAATACCTTGATGAAGTTGGCATTGATGTAATGAGAATCTGCATCTGATGTGATCAGGGACAGCTCCACTCTGCTGTGGTCAACTGCAGGCacaaaggggaaagaagaaacagcaacaacagttACTGCTTGTCTACCACAACAGCGCCATGGGCTAGGGGTTCCTCAAGCTGCAGCATGAAGTGCTTTGGAGGAGCCCATAATCTGAGAGCTCTTCCCCAGTGCCAACAAGGAATGGCCGTGAAAGTATCTAATGCcccctcctgcagctcctgatGGCCCAGTACAGACCTACCATTGGCTATGCGTGGGCAGCAGACAGTGATGCTCTCACCCACTGAGCAGTAGTACAGACACAGGCAAGagctgcagttgctgctgctaCCCTAGTGCAACACTGTTCCCTGACCACGGAGCAACTCCAGCCCAGAATCTCCCTGCACTCAAGTCTTAAAGGCTCCAGTGAGGtctgtggttaaaaaaaaaaattttttttcaaggtagAGTGGATCAAAGCAACAGTCTGCTCTGACCATAGCTTGGCACATGGGTCAGAATTTCCTTTGGAGATTCCTGCAACAAGCCAGGACAaaccacagcagtttttgcttGTGGCCTGCTTTGTGCTAGCTACCATAAGAGCACGTGACTGAAGAGAGCCTCTTTCATGGCATTAGTAAGTCATGCAGACATCTTTCTCCAAAGCCCGTCTGTACAAGATCTTACAAAATAAGTGGTTGCCATTTCACCCAGAAAGCTTCCAAGGAAATCAACAGAGGATGTTTCCTATTGAATAGAAAATTTTTAATCTCTAGAAAGTACGTGCCAAAATCTTTCACAGAATACTCTGATACAGTCAAAGATGAAGCCTTAAATCTGAACAACAGAATTCAAGGCCAACTGACAGGCAGCGATACACTCACATGTGGGCAATCATGCAGACAGATACTCGAGGA from Rhea pennata isolate bPtePen1 chromosome 25, bPtePen1.pri, whole genome shotgun sequence includes these protein-coding regions:
- the PTPN22 gene encoding tyrosine-protein phosphatase non-receptor type 22 isoform X1, which encodes MGELGQLKGRGLRYFPKGLADQSRSVSCNMDQREILLQNLERAQSKKLNQEAFVDEFLKLKKQSTKYRSDKIYPTAASEQPENIKKNRYKDILPFDHSRVELSLITSDADSHYINANFIKGVYGPRAYIATQGPLSTTVIDFWRMIWEYEVLIVVMACMEFEMGKKKCERYWAEVGDSSLQHGPFSIACEAEDKKNEYVIRTLKVTLNEEVRTIYHFHYKNWPDHDVPSSIDPILELICEIRCYQPDDNVPLCIHCSAGCGRTGVICAIDYTRKLLKDGIVPVNFSIFSLIQEMRTQRPSIVQTKEQYELVYDAVIELLKRQIKAFDAQENSAASQIQTKHLVAKPLLTPVGETYSLRLPNCSEQEEQEAHQHYPPVVQSETSLTSLSDTGVHNSFGHGVPPIRQAISFGTLNFSNSGKAVVAEKWDMGEVLQKHHSLEFNSFSSEQLLLNLKSKGIGRRWPHDKALLTRTKSTPFVLAQQRAAQEWDGGDAKPILNSQLPNACCSSSQVKKQAGFSSVEMNHSSRAVDGPRHRNSRQCPHPYLCSAEDPYFSSLSSDDPASPAFTDCFAEENDAIFPSHAVTAPVQPALSSSPPSRPVSQYAPLLNDERLSSLSDLSTSPQSALLPQPDDDDPPPLPERTPESFIVASESGEFPLAASDFQSPARNKNIGTSLEWSGVSRSEVFNDSARLRPCKSVKLQSCQSEINRDHSNSPPPLPERTPESFVLADAASLQPVARNPTSKPGESGNKASEIPSKEPVTCFRRSKSLKIFKNVRKSICSPSPLTKPSESASSNHSSSFLNFGFANRFSKPKGPRNPPTTWNI
- the PTPN22 gene encoding tyrosine-protein phosphatase non-receptor type 22 isoform X4, whose protein sequence is MACMEFEMGKKKCERYWAEVGDSSLQHGPFSIACEAEDKKNEYVIRTLKVTLNEEVRTIYHFHYKNWPDHDVPSSIDPILELICEIRCYQPDDNVPLCIHCSAGCGRTGVICAIDYTRKLLKDGIVPVNFSIFSLIQEMRTQRPSIVQTKEQYELVYDAVIELLKRQIKAFDAQENSAASQIQTKHLVAKPLLTPVGETYSLRLPNCSEQEEQEAHQHYPPVVQSETSLTSLSDTGVHNSFGHGVPPIRQAISFGTLNFSNSGKAVVAEKWDMGEVLQKHHSLEFNSFSSEQLLLNLKSKGIGRRWPHDKALLTRTKSTPFVLAQQRAAQEWDGGDAKPILNSQLPNACCSSSQVKKQAGFSSVEMNHSSRAVDGPRHRNSRQCPHPYLCSAEDPYFSSLSSDDPASPAFTDCFAEENDAIFPSHAVTAPVQPALSSSPPSRPVSQYAPLLNDERLSSLSDLSTSPQSALLPQPDDDDPPPLPERTPESFIVASESGEFPLAASDFQSPARNKNIGTSLEWSGVSRSEVFNDSARLRPCKSVKLQSCQSEINRDHSNSPPPLPERTPESFVLADAASLQPVARNPTSKPGESGNKASEIPSKEPVTCFRRSKSLKIFKNVRKSICSPSPLTKPSESASSNHSSSFLNFGFANRFSKPKGPRNPPTTWNI
- the PTPN22 gene encoding tyrosine-protein phosphatase non-receptor type 22 isoform X2, with translation MCRPRFVVKLKKQSTKYRSDKIYPTAASEQPENIKKNRYKDILPFDHSRVELSLITSDADSHYINANFIKGVYGPRAYIATQGPLSTTVIDFWRMIWEYEVLIVVMACMEFEMGKKKCERYWAEVGDSSLQHGPFSIACEAEDKKNEYVIRTLKVTLNEEVRTIYHFHYKNWPDHDVPSSIDPILELICEIRCYQPDDNVPLCIHCSAGCGRTGVICAIDYTRKLLKDGIVPVNFSIFSLIQEMRTQRPSIVQTKEQYELVYDAVIELLKRQIKAFDAQENSAASQIQTKHLVAKPLLTPVGETYSLRLPNCSEQEEQEAHQHYPPVVQSETSLTSLSDTGVHNSFGHGVPPIRQAISFGTLNFSNSGKAVVAEKWDMGEVLQKHHSLEFNSFSSEQLLLNLKSKGIGRRWPHDKALLTRTKSTPFVLAQQRAAQEWDGGDAKPILNSQLPNACCSSSQVKKQAGFSSVEMNHSSRAVDGPRHRNSRQCPHPYLCSAEDPYFSSLSSDDPASPAFTDCFAEENDAIFPSHAVTAPVQPALSSSPPSRPVSQYAPLLNDERLSSLSDLSTSPQSALLPQPDDDDPPPLPERTPESFIVASESGEFPLAASDFQSPARNKNIGTSLEWSGVSRSEVFNDSARLRPCKSVKLQSCQSEINRDHSNSPPPLPERTPESFVLADAASLQPVARNPTSKPGESGNKASEIPSKEPVTCFRRSKSLKIFKNVRKSICSPSPLTKPSESASSNHSSSFLNFGFANRFSKPKGPRNPPTTWNI
- the PTPN22 gene encoding tyrosine-protein phosphatase non-receptor type 22 isoform X3 translates to MGELGQLKGRGLRYFPKGLADQSRSVSCNMDQREILLQNLERAQSKKLNQEAFVDEFLKLKKQSTKYRSDKIYPTAASEQPENIKKNRYKDILPFDHSRVELSLITSDADSHYINANFIKGVYGPRAYIATQGPLSTTVIDFWRMIWEYEVLIVVMACMEFEMGKKKCERYWAEVGDSSLQHGPFSIACEAEDKKNEYVIRTLKVTLNEEVRTIYHFHYKNWPDHDVPSSIDPILELICEIRCYQPDDNVPLCIHCSAGCGRTGVICAIDYTRKLLKDGIVPVNFSIFSLIQEMRTQRPSIVQTKEQYELVYDAVIELLKRQIKAFDAQENSAASQIQTKHLVAKPLLTPVGETYSLRLPNCSEQEEQEAHQHYPPVVQSETSLTSLSDTGVHNSFGHGVPPIRQAISFGTLNFSNSGKAVVAEKWDMGEVLQKHHSLEFNSFSSEQLLLNLKSKGIGRRWPHDKALLTRTKSTPFVLAQQRAAQEWDGGDAKPILNSQLPNACCSSSQVKKQAGFSSVEMNHSSRAVDGPRHRNSRQCPHPYLCSAEDPYFSSLSSDDPASPAFTDCFAEENDAIFPSHAVTAPVQPALSSSPPSRPVSQYAPLLNDERLSSLSDLSTSPQSALLPQPDDDDPPPLPERTPESFIVASESGEFPLAASDFQSPARNKNIGTSLEWSGVSRSEVFNDSARLRPCKVCSLLQGIPLVNLGSQGTKLLKYHQKSL